Below is a window of Humulus lupulus chromosome 2, drHumLupu1.1, whole genome shotgun sequence DNA.
aaaaacaCATGAAACTCTAAGAATCAACATCATCTAAGtgagaaagaattaaaattatatagcctaaaatacccttataaGTGTCAGTTTTGTACAAACGATAATTTAAAATGTTAGAATAACGGGATCGCACTTGAGAAGTAAAGGTGCATCGCCTGACATTATCTGCCACTTTCCAAGACCCTCCCATTGGCATCAAATAAGGCTACTCTCGGGAATGCAAGTAGGCCAACTTACTTGGTGAGCATGGGAGACCAAGTGCATTTCACACACTCAGTTCTTTTTTCATGCTTTCCTTTTTGTAAATCATATTTTAAGCATGTAATTAGGGAAAATAATATAAATTGCTCTCATTAAAGAGTCCTAAGCACCCAcaaccatctataaatagggttgggtcTTATTATAAAAACATAACACAACTTGAGCAAGTCAAAATATTTTCGAATTGTAACCTTATAGAGAACTTGAGCTTCACAAGTTTTTAGTTTGATAAGGTAACTCGTAAACTAGGTCTCGTTAGCGGCCAAACCACGTAAAACATCTCGTTGTTAATTAGTTCTAAGCTCTCTAATCCTGTCTTATTTGTTGATGACAAAATAACAATatctaatatatattataaaatcatattaatatacaCTAGAAAACTTAAAACGTATATATACAGGAGAATTTTCttatagggcttcactttaagccctaccgatgGGGCTTTCAGTGTTCTCAACCTTTGAACAATTTTcgatgcgattttttttatgaccgtgtatattgtagctatttaaagcatcggcataattttaaaaaaattctgaatagtttacagtaccgaaaactaggtttaaacatgttgttgcacttgtgactattttttttttgcgcatggaaagcaacatgtttgaacctagttttcgatactgtaaactattcggaattttctgaaaatttgcatgatgctctaaacaactacaatatacacagtcataaaaaaaattgcgccaaaaactgttcacaggtcgagaacactgaagagCCAACCGGTAGAGTTTAAAGTAAAGCCCCTATagaaaaattgtcatatatatatataaatatcttaaaTTATATTAACTCATCactcatattataatatatttttctttctaaatttgattaagaaaatattatttaCGTGTATCTTATATCATTTTCCTgcttaaaataagaaaattatagGGGAAGAAACGAATATAGCTCTCTATTGTCGTTTTTATGAGAGAATAGGGTAAGATAAAaatgagtgattttttttttgaccaATGGACCAATTTTTTCAGAATAGAGGAGATAAAAatgagtgatttttttttaatggtgAATGGACTAATCActatttacttattttttttcaagataGAGAGGAATTTACTAAAATGGCAATATCCGAAAATGTATATAATGAAAACGTTTGTTAAGCTAGACCTAGTTGCTCTTGCATACCAAATAAAGTAATAAACTACTTGTTTCCGGCCAATATTATATTTCCTTGCCTTGTATAATATCTATATATTAGATGTGAACAAAACTAACATGAAAGAAACGAGAGCCTGATGGAGGGAGTATATGCATAAGTTAGTTATAACCTCATGAAACGTAATCAAAATCAACCCAAACGGCTCTCGCTATTATTATATAAGGCCTCTCTCTCACCAATAAGATATTTGTTGTCCAAAACTCGAACTACATGGGAAAAAAAACAATTATAAATACAAGTATTTTTTTATGGCACTAACAAAACTACGAAACAAATGTGCTAACATCCATAATAGTTCTTGTCTACTGGTCCTCAAGTCGCTCTCGCTCATGCTCTTTCTTTTCGTATTCTCCTTGGGCCAAACTTGTTCATCTTTTTCAACTTGATGATCTATGTTGTTCCTCGAAACTCCCTATTACAAGTAAATTTCTTCAAATATATTATTCTATTTGATTCTTGACAAGCTTACACTGCAACTGGTTCACTTACTGGGCTAGAAACATGAGCTTTAACCTGccccaaaaaaaaaacatttataaaTGGCTAATACATAGACTGGTGTAAACTTCTAAACATGTAACTATATCGGCATTGCTTAGCAATATGTTGAAATGTTGTATCAGAGTCTCACCTTTGCTGATTTGAACAATTCGTCCAACACCTCAGACAAGGTTGGGTGTGCGTGAACAGCGAGCTTTAAGTCCTGCAACGAATCAGACAATTAATCAGTTAATTACAGTACAAATTAAGAGCTCGTAAGCATGATCCTTATTTAATGGaagtttagataaaaaaaaatgagaataaaGTATTAGTTTATTAAGCATTGATGTTAGTAAAACATGTATGGTAGCATAATCCATAAGTAATACAAATAGTTATAGTTGTTAAATGATTGATGACATAGATTTTGGGCAATTAATACTAAGTTCGAGTGATTAATCATTACCTGAATACGTGTCCCCAATGCTATTGCGTTTGAAGCTTCGTGAATAAGGTCTGCAGCATGTAACCCAAAAATATGGACTCCAAGGATCTCTCCGTTGTCAGGTCTGTATATTAGCTGTGAACCAGTACACATGCACGGAAGTCATAACAAAGTCTCTCACTTAGGCAGAATTGTGTGAAGGTTATGAATAGCCAAAATGgtaatattatcaataatatatatatatatataggggaattctcccaTAGGGCTTCACTTTAACCCGTAACGATAGGgttctcagtgtttacaacccgtgaacagttttcggtccgatttttttttatgaccgtttatattgtagctatttagagcatactgcaaatttttagaaaattccgaataatttacagtaccgaaaactaggttcaaacatattgttgcacgcgtgactaattttttatatgcgcgtggaaaacaacatatttgaacttagttttcggtactgtaaactattcgaaattttctgaaaatttgcaggatgctctaaatagctacaatatacacggtcataaaaaaaagtcgcgccgaaaactgttcacgggtcaagaaacactaagagtcctaccggtagggcttaaagtaaagcctctataaaaaaattgtcctatatatatatattttacttcTATTATTATTGGGTATATATATAACGATGAGAAAAATGCATGGGCAAATGATATAGAGAGAGAATTGAAGATTCACTGTATCTGATTTCAGGCATTAGATAATAACAAGACAGCAGTCAAGAAGGAAAAAGTGAAACGTGATACTAAAAGTCTAATGTTTAAACCTGCTGTAATAACAAGCCAAGTTTAGAGGAACCCAAAAGAAAAAATAAGTTTTTTGTCTTTCTAACAAATATAGAAAATGTACTTTGACCCATCTATTTATTCCAAAGTCCATACATTTAATTTAGTTTAACAAGCATCCTAATAATGCATTAATATGACATGTATGCTAAAGGGAAAGGAAATAGTTTGTTGGGTAATCTCATTCAAGTGTTTATTAAAATTTTCGAACGAGGGAAATATGATAAGCGCACATAgagggaaaagaaaagaaaactattccCCCACCACCATAGGAAGTGACATTTCCCTTACTTATTTGCAACTGGGCAATTTAGTATTCTACAATATGATTCTCTTTCCGATCTTAACAGAACAGCATAATACAAATAATGATCCTTATTTCcgtctattttattttcattcattttcccTTCTATGTATTCAGATTACGTTAATGGTTTTAGATGTCTCATACCACGTAATATAAACCAATTCTTATTCTCTTCACTGTCGAGCATTTCACTAAATAAGATAACTACCTAGCTTACTTTTGGAAAGACTAAAGAGAACAGTGATTTTCGGTGGATGTTTGAGACAAAACATCTAAAAGATGAGAATTTACAGACCATAAGATCAGTAATTCGGAGTGCATCTTTCATATGGAATTAGAAAAGTAAGGAAATGTGACAATGACTAACCTTGGCAAGCCCCTCGCCTTCATTTTCTGCCAGGGCCTTTGTGTTAGCCTTGAAACTTGTTTTGGCAATACTTATCTCAAATCCCTCTTTTTCAGCTTTCTCTCTTGCTTGAGGCTGTAAATTTTTAGATAATATTAGCCAAACCTCTTACATTAGGAAGGTAAATGATATTTGATTACTAAACACATCACAAAGAGAAAGAAGTTTGTAGGACCTCTGTTAATCCGACCATACTGATTTCAGGATGGGTGAAACAAGCTGCAGGGATGCTCAAATGATTGAGCACGTGGTCTCTTCCAGTCACTTGTTCAACCACTGAATATACAGTAAGCAGTTAAAGCAacaacaaaaaaagaaaatagTCCAATGTATATTGTAAGTTTAGCATGATGACCCAGAATCAAGAAAAGGAAAGAGTCCAGTGTGCAGCAACCAGCTACCCCCTACCTGATATTCCTTGGGCACTGGCTGCATGAGCAAGCATCATCTTTCCATTTGCATCACCAATGCAATATATGTGAGGAACCTGATTTTTCTAAAATGTCAGTACAGTTGATTTGATCACACAAAGAAATCCACTCTTGATGAAAATAAGCTACGTACCAACTTGCCATTTGCATCAATCACTCGCATGCGCTCATCAACAGGAATAAAACCACGTTGTGTTGTTACATTGATCTGCAAAGATCAATACAAAGTAAAAGGCCAGTCTTTTTTGGTGAATGATTAACATGGGATCACTGTCAAAGTATTAAGATGACATACATTCTCCAAGCCAAGGCCTTTTGTGAATGGAGCTCGTCCTGTTGCAATCAGTGCTGCATCTACCTGTAAGAATGCAAATTGAGATGCCGTGATAAGAACTTAATTCGCAGGCAACAACATGTATTTTAAATCACGATAAACTCAAATAGCGATTAGAAGTCAACAACTCATTACTTCCAAAGTGTCTTTTAGCTCCTTTGTCTTTGCATCAATAAGTTCAATGGTGACTGGTTTACCATCCTTTGCTGGAGTAATCTAGAAACAAACAGCAAAAGCAAAAATAAATTAGTAAAACACAGACTTAAAAAAAACTGACGTAGTATGATGTAAATAAGTTACCTTGGATGCAAACACTCCAGTGTGATAGTCAATTTTTCGTGGATTTATGAGAACTCTTTGGGCTAACTTTCCAATCTCAGGATCAAATCCAGGCATAAGCTGATCTAATGCTTCAATAAAAGTAACCtgaaaaatattttgatattAAAGGGTTATCTTAGGACAAGGGGAAGAAAAAATGATATGCACGGATTATGGTAATTCTAAGACTTATTTTCCAATCAGAAGTCGAAATACAATCATTATCTGCATTGAAGAAAGGTTGCTCATTTCTTTCACACATAATATTTCTAAATAGCTCAAGATTAAAAGGAACATTACCTCACTTCCAAGAGCAGTATATACATCACTGAACTCAAGACCAATGTAACCACTTCCAACAATGGCAATCCAGTCAGGGACAGATTCCAATTTGAGTGCATGATCACTGGTAATTACCGTTTTCCCTGCAGGTCAATTTAAGAGCTCAGATATCTATCCACACactaatttaaattttttgcatAAAGATGACATAAAAATTATCTCTCATTGTAGGAAGAACACTAGACATATAAACTTCTCTAAGAAATACAACGAAACCATATTGGCTACCTGTTTATTCTTCATTGCTTACATAAATGAACTTAAATAAGTTCATAAAACTAAATCACCTTAAGACATGAATGTTCTCATTCAACAATTCATaatgttaacaaaaaaaaaaataggtttcAAATTTTACTGTGGTTCTCATCAACACGAAATTATaattctaagaagaaaaaaaaagtgaatcACTTGTATTTGTACCAAACCAGAAAAATGTAAACTAATGAAAGTACTCTTTCAACTCTTTTACAAGTGAACCCATACTTTCATTCTACCTATTTTTCTGAATGACTTACCATCAACTTCAATGCCCTTAGGAACAAAGGGAACTGAACCAGTTGCAATGATTATGTCTTTTGCGGTTACTGTGTTAGATGATCCAATCTTGACTTTGTGTGGGCCCTGAAAGGTTTCATAGTATATAGCAATGTAGCATCTATGCATTAGAATAGATAAAAATTCTAGTGTGCAAACTAGTAGGAGATTGTTCTAGACAGCTCAGTATTATCATACAACTGACTTCATATTTTAACTAATCACCAAAACATGAGCTCGTATGCCGTGGAGTCGATATGACAGCAAGTATGGCTTACCAGAATTGTACCAACACCTGTTAGTATGTCCACACCAAGAGCCTTCATTGAATTAGTCAAATTGCTACGAATTTTGGTTGCAAGATTATTTGCATGATCTGCCACTCCCTGTCTGTCATAGCTAGCTGCCGCAACCTATATTCGgttaaaagaaaagaagaacgGTAAGAATAATCAAACTTGGCAATAAATAAATAGATTACAGTCCACAACCAATTATGGTCAGACTAAGCTTATATTTCTGGGCAGTGATAATGCATTGTAGTTACCTGCAAGCCCAAGGCCTTCAAATGATGCTCATTCTGGAGTTCACGCATCCGACCACTCACAGCCAGAAGGGCTTTAGACGGCACACATCCCCTGTTTACACAAGTTCCACCCACAACATCTCCCTCTACGATGGCAGTTTTGAGACCCTGCAATTGTTTTATTACGAATTATCTCACCATTAAATGCAACCCAATTAACACTAAAAGGTCAATAAACATTCAAACAGCAGCAGACCTTTGATTATCAATTCAACCCAACCGAAGACCCCTCTGAAGGAAAATTAAATAAAGCTGTATAACTTAATCAAAGCAAATGACTTCACAGTACCTGTCATCGTCATCGTACTAGGATGCCATTACAAAGTTCTATACTGAGAACATAACAAATTTCTAATCCACAAGACTACGATCTAATCAACAATATAAAGCTTGCTGGGAATTGTCGAAGCACTATAGTTCTAACAAACGTGAATTAACCACAGGTCAAACATCAAAACCACATTTGCCTTACAAACTGAACCGAaaggatagagagagagagagagagagagcgcgTATATCATACCTGTTCAACAGCATGAAGCGCAGCACCATGGCCACCGACACCCGCTCCAATAATGAGCAAGTCGTAATCGAATGACTTGGAAGCACTTCCATTATCGGACGAAGAAGCCGCGGCTACGACTACGTTCCCGGAGCGCGGGGCACGACTGCTGGAGATTCGAGCTGTGTGCGAGGCGGATTGTTTGAGAGAGGAGAATCCAAACGCCTCCCTCCTGAGACCACAGAATCGGAGGTTGATAGGCTTCGAAGGAACCAATCCGAAGGAGTGAGAGAAGTGAGTTGATCCAGCAATGGCTGGAGTAGTGTGAGAAGCTGTGGAGAGAGAAAGCGAAGACTGCATTTTGAGAAGTGGGAGAAGGTAGAGAGAGATCGATCTGAGGTTTACTGGTgtggttagagagagagagagagttattatGGAAATGAATGAAGAAACAATGCAATTGGAAATGGCTTCGAAGAATCCGttatatgagagagagagagtgttgagTTAGCTGTAGCTCCAAATTTGGGCGGAGTTATCAAAGAGCGGCTGATAAACcactccttttctttcttttcttttttctttgtttttttttaaataaaaaaaattataattatttgttgTCACTTGTTGTTGTCCCACTTTGAAACTATTTgaacacacaattttaattaatttttctttataaattagttcattaaaaataaaattaatacttttaattattaaaatatagttaatatttatgttgtttttcgtcaacttaaattaaaatctgtctagttcacgagtcactattattattttcactactctctcaaagcttttttggAAAGTAATTTAGCAAAGTATTCTCTCAAACAATTTTTGTTGTCGCCCAAATGAATTACTCCAGGCTTTTTATAGACTTGGTCATGAGAATATATTCCTCTAATTCAGGAAAGTtacaattaatcaaataaattttaaataaatactataaatgtgttaattatataatatcccaTGACAATAGGAAATTGATATATGATAATAGCGAATCTctatgaaatagggatttcctaacaatcTTTCTGTGTGCCAAATGCGTCACTGAGCTCGATCGTTTCGCTTACGCGCTCTCGAGATTGGCCTGGCTTCGAGCTTGTCATTCCAGTTATAGCCACCCCTCATCCAGTGATTTTGTCGAACTCGTCCTTCAGAGAAGATTGGTACCTTCGAGCTTACAACTCAAGCTCGAACAATGCGACTCGTGTTCGAACGCTAATAACAGATCTAGAACCACTTGACAATCTGTATAAGGGTACTGCCAATACTTGTTAGTCCCGAGCTTAACATTTtcaagcctacatttcgaggctatttatttcattctcgaaatttaggtgtaacattttgccccctcaaaagtgttggttcgaatcctctgagaataaaacttttgaacttcactctCGGAAAACATGCCcatctaccacactcgagtgcggACACGTGTCACAAGGttaactcttttctttttctttttctttttcaacctcgggtttgacaatgttctttctggacctaagagttgaaattgatttgcttctccattatgactagacgttcctatctcatattgaccttttggatttgTGATAGGTTGACTGGGAATGTTCTATCAGCTAAAGTAgtagcgagttgtcctacttgtgtctcaagtttggtaattgattgagacaGATTTTGGAGtatttgttgagtggattgcataaattgttgtaaagtatcttctaaggaggGTTTCttttgttgaggatatggttgattttgtggggcatgagtttggttttgcgtgttgtattggtgccattgattcatttgaggttggttttgtctccatgaaaagtttggatggtttctccaatttggattaaaagtggatgaaaatgggctatcatttgatttcccataagcatgaagagcactggcctcctcagaaaaggttTCTTGGTAGGAAAGACATGATTgtgcattatggcaaggactagaacatatagaacaaacatcttttatttgttgtattggagaatttatagtttgaCTTAatgctaaagcttctacttttctcgctaatttatctaagaatgttcttaagtctaattcatcttttacttcatacattcctcatctttttggtgaattagttgacctagacctaggatcaaaataatttcattgttgtgaattgacatataaatcttcaagggcgtcccaagcctcttctccttgaaattttaaaaaaattatagtatgcatagattgaatcatttgacgattagaaggagtcaaaccatcataaaaatattttacaagtatccatttttcaaaaccatgatgaggatattttaataataaatctttaaatatttcccaacattcataaaactcttcattatctttttgaaaaaactcagagatttctctccttagactatcaatTTTAGACATAAGAAAAAATTTCAGcaataatttattataaagttgagcCCATGTAGGTATAGCCtccgtgggaagggaatttaaccaggttttttatttgtcttttaatgaaaaagggaataatcttagtttgaccaattcatcataattttttttaaatttaaatgttgagcaaatttctaagaaatctttgacatgcatgtaaggatcatctctatctaacccataaaaagatggcgaaaattgaatgattgatggtttaagctcaaaatgggtaACAGAAGTGATAGGAAAAACAATACATGAAGGaacattagatgaaataggtgcaaaatattaaAGCAATGTTTTTTCAGGCACAATATTTTCATCAACAAGATTTCTAGTAatattagcaattggttccatgatgcttgatggacccaaaacgggtatgttttaaatatttataaatcgcaagcgcacgaatcgtatttatagaatagtgttcgtgtaagcacgagatcgaacccaagggagttgtctaaaatcgaaaagaaaactattttaaaccaaaattaataaattctaacctagttccaaagattgatgagaatttgtaacaataaaaataaaataaaagataataataaagaaattaaagacaatatataaacataaattaataattgtaaacaagatggtaaaataatattattaaggattagaatccacaaaatataagtttaataatatttataagtacattgattcccaagttttagtg
It encodes the following:
- the LOC133819517 gene encoding dihydrolipoyl dehydrogenase 2, chloroplastic, whose translation is MQSSLSLSTASHTTPAIAGSTHFSHSFGLVPSKPINLRFCGLRREAFGFSSLKQSASHTARISSSRAPRSGNVVVAAASSSDNGSASKSFDYDLLIIGAGVGGHGAALHAVEQGLKTAIVEGDVVGGTCVNRGCVPSKALLAVSGRMRELQNEHHLKALGLQVAAASYDRQGVADHANNLATKIRSNLTNSMKALGVDILTGVGTILGPHKVKIGSSNTVTAKDIIIATGSVPFVPKGIEVDGKTVITSDHALKLESVPDWIAIVGSGYIGLEFSDVYTALGSEVTFIEALDQLMPGFDPEIGKLAQRVLINPRKIDYHTGVFASKITPAKDGKPVTIELIDAKTKELKDTLEVDAALIATGRAPFTKGLGLENINVTTQRGFIPVDERMRVIDANGKLVPHIYCIGDANGKMMLAHAASAQGISVVEQVTGRDHVLNHLSIPAACFTHPEISMVGLTEPQAREKAEKEGFEISIAKTSFKANTKALAENEGEGLAKLIYRPDNGEILGVHIFGLHAADLIHEASNAIALGTRIQDLKLAVHAHPTLSEVLDELFKSAKVKAHVSSPVSEPVAV